A window of the Chloroflexota bacterium genome harbors these coding sequences:
- a CDS encoding phytanoyl-CoA dioxygenase family protein, with the protein MAVETAPVERTDELAEKLAHFEREGWVIFEDVFDPERDFAALLEDFERIAERLADEELTPEQLAAWPRDGDLQAKLMYLAECAGKIDGAPFDPSIRPTTIATADRDPYLGKPAFDLLRHPKLLDVVEPFVGPEIYSCPIQHARLKVPERFLAQDDRLGRATPWHQDHAVQSREADDTDMITAWVALSDAMTENGCLKIAPRSHRQGLAQHCPNPASGVHLPDGIMSKERTQPLPVRAGSVIVFSRHLMHGAMPNLGDSVRMSLDLRYQHPDAPSGRSYLPGFIARSRSNPSSELRDHREWRRQWIEAHARLVAHPPETTGLRWDINHPLCA; encoded by the coding sequence GTGGCAGTCGAAACGGCGCCGGTCGAGCGCACTGACGAGCTGGCGGAAAAGCTCGCGCACTTCGAGCGCGAGGGCTGGGTGATCTTCGAGGACGTGTTCGATCCCGAACGCGACTTCGCCGCGCTGTTGGAGGACTTCGAGCGCATTGCGGAACGCCTGGCCGATGAGGAGCTGACCCCGGAGCAGCTTGCCGCGTGGCCGCGCGACGGCGACCTCCAGGCGAAGCTGATGTACCTGGCCGAGTGCGCCGGCAAGATCGATGGGGCGCCGTTCGATCCCTCGATCAGGCCCACCACGATCGCCACGGCGGACCGCGATCCCTACTTGGGCAAGCCCGCCTTCGATTTGCTGCGGCACCCCAAGCTGCTGGACGTCGTCGAGCCGTTTGTCGGACCCGAGATCTACTCCTGCCCGATCCAGCACGCGCGGCTCAAGGTTCCCGAGCGGTTTCTGGCCCAGGACGACCGCCTTGGCCGCGCGACCCCGTGGCACCAGGACCACGCGGTGCAGTCACGCGAGGCCGACGACACCGACATGATCACCGCGTGGGTGGCCCTGAGCGACGCCATGACGGAGAACGGGTGCCTGAAGATCGCTCCCCGCAGCCATCGCCAGGGCCTGGCGCAGCACTGTCCGAACCCCGCGAGCGGCGTGCATCTTCCCGACGGCATCATGTCCAAGGAACGCACGCAGCCGCTGCCGGTGCGCGCGGGGTCGGTGATCGTGTTTTCCCGCCACCTCATGCACGGCGCCATGCCGAATCTGGGCGACAGCGTGCGCATGAGCCTGGACCTGCGCTATCAGCACCCGGACGCGCCCTCAGGCCGGAGCTACCTGCCGGGGTTCATCGCGCGCAGTCGCTCGAATCCGTCATCCGAGCTACGCGACCACCGCGAGTGGCGGCGGCAGTGGATCGAAGCGCACGCGCGGCTCGTGGCCCATCCGCCGGAGACCACGGGCCTGCGCTGGGATATCAACCACCCGCTCTGCGCGTAG
- the chrA gene encoding chromate efflux transporter, which translates to MKLGVLGFGGPAAHIAMFREEAVSRRKWLSDQRFMDLVGATSLIPGPNSTEMAIHLGLERAGWRGLVAAGALFILPAFLIVTGLAWVYVEFNEAPALQWALYGIKPAVIAIVVNAIVGLARTALGKVWTLVLAVGVLTLYIAGVNELILLAAGGGIGLLARVREWPGPGGGALFGLLPLGAMPAALTAASTFGLGHLFLLFLKIGAVLYGSGYVLLAFMQGDFVDRLGWLTQQQLLDAVAVGQMTPGPVFTTASFVGYILGGWSGAVLATVAIFLPSFVFVAMLNPLVARVRADRRASGFLDGVNAAAIALMIGVAATLGRAAIVDVFTGVLAAVSLALVIRYRTTATWLVPAGAVVGVIYQVVVP; encoded by the coding sequence TTGAAGCTCGGCGTGCTGGGCTTTGGCGGGCCGGCGGCCCACATCGCGATGTTCCGCGAGGAAGCGGTAAGCCGCCGCAAATGGCTCTCGGACCAGCGGTTCATGGACCTGGTGGGCGCCACCAGCCTGATCCCCGGTCCCAACTCAACCGAGATGGCGATTCACTTGGGGCTGGAGCGCGCCGGGTGGCGGGGATTGGTGGCGGCGGGCGCGCTGTTCATCCTGCCGGCCTTCCTGATCGTGACCGGGCTGGCGTGGGTGTACGTCGAGTTCAACGAGGCGCCGGCGTTGCAGTGGGCGCTCTACGGCATCAAGCCGGCGGTGATCGCGATCGTGGTCAACGCGATCGTGGGATTGGCCAGGACCGCGCTGGGCAAGGTGTGGACGCTGGTGCTGGCGGTCGGCGTGCTGACGCTCTACATCGCGGGCGTCAATGAGCTGATCCTGCTGGCCGCGGGCGGCGGCATCGGTCTGCTCGCCCGAGTCCGCGAATGGCCCGGACCCGGAGGCGGGGCTCTTTTCGGCCTGCTGCCGCTGGGTGCGATGCCGGCCGCCCTCACGGCCGCGAGCACGTTCGGCCTGGGGCACCTGTTCTTGCTGTTTCTCAAGATTGGCGCGGTGCTCTACGGCAGCGGCTACGTGCTGTTGGCGTTCATGCAGGGCGACTTCGTCGACCGCCTCGGCTGGCTGACCCAGCAGCAGCTGCTGGACGCGGTGGCGGTGGGCCAGATGACGCCCGGCCCGGTGTTCACCACCGCCAGCTTCGTGGGCTACATCCTCGGCGGCTGGTCGGGGGCGGTGCTGGCGACGGTGGCAATCTTCCTGCCGTCGTTCGTCTTCGTCGCCATGCTGAACCCGTTGGTGGCGCGGGTCCGCGCCGACCGTCGGGCCAGCGGCTTCCTGGACGGCGTGAACGCGGCGGCCATCGCGCTGATGATCGGCGTGGCGGCCACACTGGGACGCGCGGCCATCGTGGACGTGTTCACGGGAGTGCTGGCGGCGGTTTCGCTGGCGCTGGTGATTCGCTACCGCACGACGGCGACGTGGCTGGTGCCGGCGGGGGCCGTGGTGGGGGTGATCTACCAGGTGGTCGTGCCGTAG
- a CDS encoding glycoside hydrolase family 127 protein, with product MAGNSGGRATEPPWRLAGAVDTTDSPHARLRPVPIHAVTMGDGFWKPRMEGNRTAGIAAFLAWMDEDGQVAPFRAFAHFARTGDSSRIPGALDTMRATFEGRNSRRLRHSWRAALMEVVEACAFTLQSVDDPDLRALMDELVAGIVAAHDSEEFWQWYYGDDFQFSYQLAGPGHMIQAAVAHHRTTGQTDFLDVAVRVADAIAAKFEGNAFAEHPGIEMALVELWRATGEERIFRLAAHFTALLMEQEPVIGPHTGEGNWRHFNCHVVRQTYLPAGAADLLAERSDPALHAQLHAIWRDMMRGKLQVSGHIAVDHWMPERITPEPFALAEGVLGNVLNHINHGFELCESVGNVMWSWRMLMLGADAAYADQLERALYNGLLPHYGLDDRSWFYLCPMASDGDHPRRNAWGNPATGCCGANAVRFTPSVPSYMFTTSDDGVWVHLYDACRMDWHLPDGSPISLDVRTRYPWSGGVEVHVGVDEPSDFTVHLRIPGWCDDAQATVNGEPVADPITRGAYLALRRTWNDGDVITLDLPMPVVGMEADPRAEEFRGKTAVMRGPLLYCFEGIDNMATSVRDLAVEPGEAIRPFVSDSEPQALYQPAATLAAFVPVDQPDLLGGVTVLQGPAAGRDAGTELTAVPFYAWSNREPTPMAVWIDWADGEGRQGR from the coding sequence TTGGCTGGGAATAGCGGCGGACGCGCCACCGAGCCGCCCTGGCGGCTGGCGGGCGCCGTCGACACCACCGACAGCCCCCACGCGCGGCTGCGCCCCGTGCCGATTCACGCCGTCACGATGGGCGACGGCTTTTGGAAACCGCGCATGGAAGGCAACCGCACCGCCGGCATCGCCGCCTTCCTCGCCTGGATGGATGAGGACGGCCAGGTCGCGCCGTTTCGCGCCTTCGCGCACTTCGCGCGCACCGGCGATTCATCGCGCATCCCTGGCGCGCTCGACACGATGCGCGCCACCTTCGAGGGCCGCAACAGCCGCCGCCTGCGGCACTCCTGGCGCGCCGCGCTAATGGAAGTGGTTGAGGCTTGCGCCTTCACGCTGCAATCCGTGGACGACCCGGACCTGCGGGCGCTCATGGACGAGCTGGTCGCCGGCATCGTGGCCGCGCATGACAGCGAGGAATTCTGGCAGTGGTACTACGGCGACGACTTTCAGTTCTCCTATCAGCTCGCCGGCCCGGGCCACATGATCCAGGCGGCCGTCGCCCACCATCGGACCACCGGGCAAACCGATTTCCTCGACGTGGCCGTTCGCGTCGCGGACGCGATCGCGGCCAAGTTCGAGGGAAACGCGTTCGCCGAGCATCCGGGCATCGAAATGGCGCTGGTCGAGCTTTGGCGGGCGACGGGCGAGGAGCGCATCTTCCGGCTCGCGGCGCACTTCACCGCGCTGCTCATGGAGCAGGAGCCGGTGATCGGCCCGCACACCGGCGAGGGCAACTGGCGCCATTTCAATTGTCACGTCGTGCGGCAGACCTATCTGCCCGCCGGCGCCGCCGACCTGCTGGCCGAGCGATCGGACCCGGCCCTGCACGCGCAGCTGCACGCCATCTGGCGCGACATGATGCGCGGCAAGCTGCAAGTTTCCGGGCACATCGCCGTGGACCACTGGATGCCCGAGCGCATCACGCCGGAGCCCTTCGCCCTCGCCGAGGGCGTGCTCGGCAACGTGCTGAACCACATCAACCACGGCTTCGAGCTCTGCGAGAGCGTCGGCAACGTCATGTGGAGCTGGCGCATGTTGATGCTCGGCGCGGATGCCGCATACGCCGACCAGCTCGAGCGGGCGCTCTACAACGGCCTGCTGCCGCACTACGGCCTCGACGACCGCAGTTGGTTCTATCTGTGTCCCATGGCGTCGGACGGCGATCACCCGCGCCGCAACGCCTGGGGCAACCCGGCCACCGGCTGCTGCGGGGCCAACGCGGTCCGGTTCACGCCCTCGGTGCCGTCCTACATGTTCACCACCTCCGACGACGGCGTGTGGGTGCACCTGTACGACGCCTGCCGCATGGACTGGCATCTGCCGGATGGCTCGCCGATCAGCCTGGACGTGCGCACCCGCTATCCATGGAGCGGCGGCGTTGAGGTGCATGTAGGCGTCGACGAGCCTTCCGACTTCACGGTGCACCTGCGCATTCCCGGCTGGTGCGACGACGCGCAGGCCACCGTCAACGGTGAGCCCGTCGCCGACCCGATCACCCGGGGGGCATATCTCGCCCTGCGCCGCACCTGGAACGACGGCGACGTGATCACGCTCGACCTGCCGATGCCGGTGGTTGGCATGGAGGCCGATCCGCGGGCCGAGGAGTTTCGCGGCAAGACCGCCGTCATGCGCGGGCCGTTGCTCTACTGCTTCGAGGGGATCGACAACATGGCGACGAGCGTTCGCGACCTCGCCGTCGAGCCGGGCGAAGCCATTCGACCCTTCGTGTCGGACTCCGAACCCCAGGCGCTGTATCAGCCGGCTGCAACCCTGGCGGCGTTCGTGCCCGTCGACCAACCGGACCTCCTGGGCGGAGTGACCGTGCTCCAGGGTCCCGCCGCGGGTCGCGACGCCGGGACGGAGCTCACCGCCGTTCCCTTCTATGCCTGGTCCAATCGCGAACCGACGCCCATGGCCGTGTGGATCGATTGGGCCGATGGCGAGGGACGTCAAGGGCGGTAG
- a CDS encoding zinc ABC transporter substrate-binding protein — protein MAARQVERIRDAFITADAANAAAYRQNADELMAELEELDREFTESLVACKHDHFVTSHAAYGYLAAQYGLEQIALAGFSPEVDPSPQRLASVTDRVTDLGLGHVLVEPVLSDRLAQTVARETGIELRAIHAIESVTQNELDAHGDYFGLMRDNMAALRLALECE, from the coding sequence ATGGCCGCGCGACAGGTCGAGCGCATCCGTGACGCCTTCATCACCGCGGATGCGGCCAACGCAGCCGCCTACCGGCAAAACGCGGACGAGTTGATGGCCGAGTTGGAGGAGTTGGACCGGGAATTCACCGAGAGTCTCGTCGCCTGCAAGCACGATCACTTCGTGACTTCGCACGCGGCCTACGGCTATCTGGCCGCGCAGTACGGCCTCGAGCAGATTGCGCTGGCCGGATTCTCCCCGGAGGTGGACCCCTCGCCGCAGCGGCTAGCCAGCGTCACGGACCGCGTGACCGACCTGGGCCTGGGGCATGTGCTGGTCGAGCCGGTGCTCAGCGACCGCCTCGCGCAGACGGTGGCCCGCGAAACCGGCATCGAGCTCCGCGCCATCCACGCCATCGAGAGCGTGACGCAGAACGAGCTCGACGCGCACGGCGACTACTTCGGCCTCATGCGCGACAACATGGCGGCGCTCAGGCTCGCCCTGGAGTGCGAATGA
- a CDS encoding zinc ABC transporter substrate-binding protein yields MRFRIVIVAILGVLVFTAACGESDGASDRLQVVATIYPLGYFAERVGGDRAEVSVLVGSGIEAHGFEPSPSDLLALGDADVIVMNGIGLEPWMDGAIDAIGDDLTAIVVEAADPTRAMEGEVHTHGEAEGDHDDEGDHGHEDGEHHDEDGEHHDEDEGDHGDEEGHHDDEDGEHHDEDGEHHDEDGEHHDEDGHHEGEERALDPHMWLSPTLAALQVERIRDAFVSADASNADEYRQRADELIAELNALEQEFADGLEACKHDHFVTSHAAYGYLAAQYGLEQISVAGLSADVAPSPQRLASVTDRVTELELGHVLVEPVLSDRLAQTVARETGVELLSIHAIASVTDNELEAHGDYFGLMRDNLANLRIALECE; encoded by the coding sequence ATGAGATTCCGCATCGTGATCGTCGCCATTCTTGGAGTGCTGGTATTCACTGCCGCCTGCGGAGAAAGCGACGGGGCGTCCGACCGCCTCCAGGTTGTCGCCACGATCTATCCGCTGGGGTACTTCGCCGAACGTGTCGGCGGTGACCGGGCCGAGGTCAGCGTGCTGGTTGGGTCGGGGATCGAGGCGCACGGTTTCGAACCTAGCCCGTCCGACTTGCTCGCGCTGGGCGACGCCGATGTGATTGTCATGAACGGGATCGGGCTCGAGCCCTGGATGGATGGCGCGATCGACGCCATTGGGGACGACCTGACCGCGATTGTCGTGGAGGCGGCCGACCCGACGCGGGCGATGGAAGGCGAAGTTCACACGCACGGTGAAGCGGAAGGCGATCACGACGACGAAGGCGATCACGGCCACGAGGACGGTGAGCACCACGATGAAGACGGTGAACACCACGACGAGGACGAGGGTGACCACGGCGACGAAGAGGGGCACCACGACGACGAAGACGGTGAACATCACGATGAGGACGGCGAACACCACGATGAGGACGGCGAACACCACGACGAAGACGGCCACCACGAGGGCGAAGAGCGCGCACTCGACCCCCACATGTGGCTCAGCCCCACGCTGGCCGCGCTTCAGGTCGAGCGCATCCGCGACGCCTTCGTCTCCGCGGACGCGTCGAACGCCGACGAGTACCGGCAGCGCGCGGACGAGCTCATCGCCGAGCTCAACGCGCTGGAGCAGGAGTTTGCGGACGGTCTCGAGGCCTGCAAGCACGATCACTTCGTGACTTCGCACGCGGCGTACGGATACCTGGCCGCGCAATACGGCCTGGAGCAGATCTCGGTTGCCGGGCTATCCGCCGACGTCGCGCCCTCGCCCCAGCGGCTCGCGTCCGTCACCGACCGTGTGACCGAGCTGGAGTTGGGGCATGTGCTGGTCGAGCCCGTGCTCAGCGATCGTCTCGCACAGACCGTGGCGCGTGAAACCGGGGTGGAGCTGCTGTCCATCCACGCCATCGCGAGCGTGACGGACAACGAGCTCGAGGCGCACGGCGACTACTTCGGACTCATGCGAGACAATCTTGCAAACCTCAGGATTGCCTTGGAATGTGAATGA
- a CDS encoding metal ABC transporter ATP-binding protein, whose translation MTCSESPSRPVIEWDCVTFAYGEAVAVEDVSLTIHAGELAAILGPNGSGKSTLIRLALGLLRPLSGAVRLFGRNAVDFADWDRVGYMPQVIAGTWRDFPITVAETVAHGAYRGISPLALFHRSERPEVIEALEAVGMASYRGRRLSQLSVGQQQRVLLARALVRQPELIVLDEPAAGIDVSGEEQLYALLRDLNRERNFTVVLVSHDIGAMLREANTVACMNRTLVRHGPPHELTNAEIAMLYGAPVDVLVHDALHEHR comes from the coding sequence ATGACGTGCTCTGAGTCGCCATCGCGTCCCGTCATCGAGTGGGATTGCGTGACGTTCGCCTACGGCGAGGCGGTGGCGGTGGAGGACGTGTCGCTCACCATCCATGCCGGGGAGCTGGCGGCGATCTTGGGGCCCAACGGCAGCGGCAAGAGCACGCTGATTCGGCTCGCCCTCGGTCTGCTCCGTCCGCTATCGGGCGCCGTGCGGCTCTTCGGGCGCAATGCGGTGGACTTCGCCGACTGGGACCGCGTCGGCTACATGCCGCAGGTGATCGCCGGGACCTGGCGCGACTTTCCCATCACCGTCGCGGAGACGGTGGCCCACGGGGCCTATCGCGGCATTTCCCCCCTCGCGCTGTTTCATCGCTCCGAGCGCCCCGAGGTCATCGAGGCGCTCGAGGCGGTGGGCATGGCGTCCTACAGGGGGCGGCGACTGTCGCAACTCTCCGTCGGCCAGCAGCAACGCGTGCTCTTGGCCCGGGCGCTCGTGCGTCAGCCGGAGCTGATCGTGCTCGACGAGCCCGCGGCCGGCATTGACGTCTCGGGCGAGGAGCAGTTGTACGCCCTCCTGCGCGACCTCAACCGCGAGCGCAACTTCACCGTCGTGCTCGTCTCACACGACATCGGGGCCATGCTGCGGGAGGCCAATACCGTGGCCTGCATGAACCGCACCCTGGTTCGTCACGGGCCGCCCCACGAGCTCACCAACGCGGAAATCGCCATGCTCTACGGCGCGCCCGTCGACGTGCTGGTCCACGACGCGCTCCACGAACACCGCTAG
- a CDS encoding metal ABC transporter permease yields MPSIFLYEFMLRALAGGVLVGMLAPTLGVFVVLRRFSLIADTLAHVALMGVAVGLATNTFPSLVALVAACIGAIVVEQLRSRGRLPGDMALAVVLYGSLAFAVVVIGIAGGFNVDLFSFLFGSILSVSPLDLWLLAGITVAVVLFVGVFFVDLAQIAFDDDLAKVNGVRTGALNLALAVLTGATITLSMRVVGVLLVGAMLVVPVMVGLRLARGLRAAMATAVAAGVFSAIVGLTIAFYVDASAGGATVLTALGLLGLAYVWTSVRRWRRRGRGGAPAAASANGPPGHRHHHH; encoded by the coding sequence GTGCCGTCGATCTTTCTCTACGAGTTCATGCTGCGCGCCCTCGCCGGCGGCGTGCTCGTGGGCATGCTGGCGCCCACGCTCGGGGTATTCGTCGTGCTGCGGCGCTTCTCGCTCATTGCCGACACGCTCGCGCACGTGGCGCTGATGGGCGTGGCCGTGGGACTGGCGACCAACACGTTTCCCTCGCTGGTGGCGCTAGTGGCGGCCTGTATTGGGGCCATCGTCGTCGAGCAGTTGCGTTCGCGCGGTCGGCTTCCGGGCGACATGGCCCTGGCCGTGGTGCTTTACGGGTCACTCGCGTTTGCCGTCGTCGTGATTGGAATTGCCGGCGGCTTCAACGTCGACCTCTTCTCGTTCCTATTCGGCTCCATTCTCAGCGTGTCCCCGTTGGACCTGTGGCTCCTCGCCGGGATCACGGTTGCCGTGGTGCTGTTTGTCGGCGTGTTCTTTGTCGACCTGGCGCAGATCGCCTTCGACGACGATCTGGCGAAAGTGAACGGGGTGCGGACCGGTGCGCTCAACCTCGCGCTGGCGGTGCTAACTGGCGCCACCATCACCCTGTCGATGCGGGTCGTCGGCGTGCTGCTGGTGGGCGCCATGCTCGTCGTGCCGGTGATGGTTGGGTTGCGGCTGGCGCGCGGCTTGCGGGCCGCCATGGCGACGGCCGTCGCGGCCGGAGTGTTCAGCGCCATCGTTGGATTGACCATCGCGTTCTACGTCGACGCCTCGGCCGGCGGCGCCACCGTGCTGACGGCCCTGGGTCTGCTTGGACTGGCCTACGTCTGGACCTCCGTGCGTCGGTGGCGTCGCCGCGGGCGTGGCGGAGCCCCCGCCGCGGCGAGTGCCAACGGACCGCCGGGGCACCGGCACCATCACCACTGA
- a CDS encoding family 10 glycosylhydrolase — protein MVDIEFVDPGAAAAVCAASGVSKVMHYAQGVLESHAWVACERPPGSDGIEIGAPEQTEAGALLLKRRIDEAHAAGLRVDAYSILGLAGVWAGSRHQVPRVIEPVGRVPRFAVDHPEFMSKARDGRSWLDWDVGEPVLGYDVGYLALAHPEARAYARRELVAFARDFGADGVQLEFLPVLAAGESVWPLGYDDPALAEYRRRFGVDPRSRPVDDPAWARLRAGYVTQFLRELRGDLDTLGRPVEIAAATEGIWARPTEAYKLGLDWPAWVEEGLVDALYPRFFLNDPLYPLSDPSSETGCWLSDVARIEREMATVRGIVGSRFRVCATAIASNAPENEPVPVLVERIVAAARAMVTSGSDGFGIYVDARVGDDDAFWAGLRRIHEGRF, from the coding sequence ATGGTCGACATCGAGTTCGTGGACCCAGGCGCCGCCGCCGCCGTTTGCGCCGCGTCCGGTGTCAGCAAGGTCATGCACTACGCCCAGGGCGTGCTTGAAAGTCACGCGTGGGTCGCCTGTGAGCGCCCGCCGGGTTCCGACGGCATCGAGATTGGCGCGCCGGAGCAGACCGAAGCCGGCGCCCTGTTGCTCAAACGCCGCATCGACGAGGCCCACGCGGCCGGCCTTCGAGTTGACGCCTACAGCATTCTCGGCCTTGCCGGCGTCTGGGCGGGATCACGCCACCAGGTGCCGCGGGTCATTGAACCTGTCGGTCGAGTGCCAAGGTTTGCCGTCGATCACCCCGAATTCATGTCCAAGGCCCGCGACGGCCGAAGCTGGCTCGACTGGGACGTCGGCGAACCGGTGCTGGGCTACGACGTGGGCTACCTGGCCCTGGCGCACCCCGAAGCCCGCGCCTATGCGCGCCGCGAATTGGTGGCCTTCGCGCGAGACTTCGGGGCCGATGGGGTGCAGCTGGAGTTCCTGCCCGTGCTGGCCGCCGGCGAGAGCGTGTGGCCACTGGGATACGACGACCCGGCGCTTGCCGAGTACCGTCGGCGCTTCGGCGTGGATCCGCGCTCGCGGCCCGTGGACGACCCGGCTTGGGCGCGCCTGCGGGCCGGGTACGTGACGCAGTTCTTGCGGGAGTTGCGCGGCGACCTGGACACCTTGGGGCGGCCGGTGGAAATTGCGGCGGCAACCGAGGGCATCTGGGCCCGTCCCACCGAGGCCTACAAGCTCGGTCTGGACTGGCCGGCGTGGGTCGAGGAGGGATTGGTGGACGCGCTCTATCCGCGCTTCTTTCTCAACGACCCGCTCTATCCGCTCAGCGACCCATCAAGCGAGACGGGCTGCTGGCTGTCCGATGTCGCCCGCATCGAGCGCGAGATGGCGACCGTGCGCGGCATCGTGGGCAGTCGGTTTCGCGTGTGTGCCACGGCCATCGCCTCGAACGCGCCCGAGAACGAGCCCGTGCCGGTGCTCGTCGAGCGAATCGTCGCCGCCGCTCGGGCCATGGTCACGTCGGGATCGGACGGCTTTGGGATCTACGTGGACGCGCGGGTCGGCGACGACGACGCCTTCTGGGCCGGTCTACGTCGCATCCACGAGGGCCGGTTCTAG
- a CDS encoding ABC transporter substrate-binding protein: MTRRNLLRGASAGLFGAAGAAVLAACGEAQVVEKIVTQEVIREVPVETVVTKEVVKEVPVESVVTKEVVKEVAVEKVVTQEVIKEVVKEVEVVKEVPKEVVKEVEVIKEVPKEVVKEVVVTKEVEVIKEVTAEMMIPEGPLSGEVLTLSASRANTQDIFTQLRQVSSTQAFVTDYVFMPLWYGDTWGPGETPAMTGQWAPGVANSWEEVERNRVYNFTLNPDVGWHDGAPLTVSDVLFGIEMAFDTNYNNNKHKQDWGDIAGARAWGDNPTDSAEDIEGISVIDEMTIQVALEKEDPDWWAAGSKIFPMARHHYAGLDKAIATEARATSLLGNGPMIWERYVTQQFADLTANKSYAYGAPWVDDYIVRYGDGEALNAATEANEQPNPIDFHRAAGGSRTEAFARLAAQPHLRPFPQRSPFGGHVFFNQTAEVFADMTLEQQSLVIEAMVRAVDRETMNNELYGGTLFISDYIFEHIALLQDPPEGTFRDLSYDPDEARALLEEAQWDSEKVIKWIKWGPPSAADLALKDYWDQVGVKTEFLLVDGSAVIEKLYQERVHDMVMANMGGGQNALDACLRVCSDKVYELGGWNHSNINRPWIDEMYAAVFAAETQEEKRERWLELAARLHSKGNIVAGLLWRGSLLNLYHRRVQGAFWMQHYAIPVRSPINQVWIDPYWEER, from the coding sequence ATGACCCGCCGCAATCTGTTGCGTGGTGCGTCCGCCGGCCTATTCGGCGCGGCAGGCGCGGCCGTGCTGGCGGCGTGTGGCGAGGCGCAAGTCGTCGAAAAAATCGTCACGCAGGAAGTGATCAGAGAGGTCCCGGTTGAGACCGTCGTCACCAAGGAAGTGGTGAAGGAGGTCCCGGTCGAGTCCGTGGTCACGAAGGAAGTCGTCAAGGAAGTCGCGGTCGAGAAGGTCGTGACGCAGGAAGTCATCAAGGAAGTCGTCAAGGAAGTCGAAGTCGTCAAGGAAGTGCCGAAGGAAGTCGTCAAGGAAGTCGAAGTCATCAAGGAAGTGCCGAAGGAAGTCGTCAAGGAAGTCGTCGTGACGAAGGAAGTCGAGGTCATCAAGGAAGTCACGGCCGAGATGATGATTCCGGAGGGTCCGCTCAGTGGTGAGGTCCTGACCCTCAGCGCCAGCCGCGCCAACACGCAGGACATCTTCACGCAGCTCCGCCAGGTCAGCAGCACGCAGGCCTTCGTCACCGACTACGTCTTCATGCCCCTGTGGTATGGCGACACGTGGGGTCCGGGTGAGACACCGGCGATGACCGGCCAGTGGGCGCCTGGTGTGGCCAACAGCTGGGAAGAGGTCGAGCGCAACCGCGTTTACAACTTCACGCTCAATCCGGACGTGGGTTGGCACGACGGCGCGCCGTTGACCGTCAGCGACGTGTTGTTCGGCATCGAGATGGCGTTCGACACCAACTACAACAACAACAAGCACAAGCAGGATTGGGGCGACATCGCCGGCGCCAGGGCCTGGGGCGACAACCCGACCGACAGCGCCGAGGACATCGAGGGCATCTCCGTCATCGACGAGATGACGATCCAGGTTGCGCTCGAGAAGGAGGACCCGGACTGGTGGGCGGCGGGGAGCAAGATCTTCCCCATGGCGCGCCACCACTACGCGGGACTGGACAAGGCGATTGCCACCGAGGCGCGGGCCACCAGCTTGCTGGGCAACGGTCCGATGATCTGGGAGCGCTACGTCACGCAGCAGTTCGCCGACCTCACGGCGAACAAGAGCTACGCCTACGGCGCACCGTGGGTGGACGACTACATCGTGCGCTACGGCGACGGCGAGGCGCTGAACGCGGCCACCGAGGCCAACGAGCAGCCGAACCCGATCGACTTCCATCGCGCGGCTGGCGGCTCACGGACCGAGGCCTTCGCGCGACTGGCGGCACAGCCGCACCTGCGGCCGTTCCCGCAGCGTTCACCGTTCGGCGGGCACGTGTTCTTCAACCAGACCGCCGAGGTCTTTGCGGACATGACCCTCGAGCAGCAGTCGCTGGTGATCGAGGCCATGGTGCGCGCGGTCGACCGCGAGACCATGAACAACGAGCTGTACGGCGGCACGCTGTTCATTTCGGACTACATCTTCGAGCACATCGCGCTGTTGCAGGACCCGCCGGAGGGCACCTTCCGCGACCTGTCCTACGACCCCGACGAGGCCCGGGCCCTGCTTGAAGAGGCCCAGTGGGACTCGGAGAAGGTCATCAAGTGGATCAAGTGGGGACCGCCATCGGCCGCGGACCTGGCGCTCAAGGACTACTGGGACCAGGTTGGCGTCAAGACCGAGTTCCTGCTGGTCGACGGTTCAGCCGTGATCGAGAAGCTGTACCAAGAGCGCGTGCACGACATGGTCATGGCGAACATGGGTGGCGGCCAGAACGCCCTGGACGCCTGTCTGCGCGTGTGCAGCGACAAGGTGTACGAGCTCGGTGGGTGGAACCACTCGAACATCAACCGCCCGTGGATCGACGAGATGTACGCGGCGGTGTTCGCGGCGGAGACGCAGGAAGAGAAGCGCGAGCGCTGGCTGGAGCTGGCCGCACGGTTGCACTCCAAGGGCAACATCGTGGCCGGCCTGCTGTGGCGCGGTTCGCTGCTGAACCTGTACCACCGCCGAGTCCAGGGCGCCTTCTGGATGCAGCACTACGCGATTCCCGTTCGGTCCCCGATCAACCAGGTGTGGATCGACCCGTACTGGGAAGAGCGGTAG